The Megalobrama amblycephala isolate DHTTF-2021 linkage group LG22, ASM1881202v1, whole genome shotgun sequence sequence TACAACGCTTCCTTGGATTCGCAAACTTCTATCGCCAGTTTATCAAAGATTACAGCTCCATCACCCATCAACTCACCAGTCTCCTCAGaaataagcccaagtctctgtcctggagtccagcagccaccaacgccttcaatcgcctcaaggaagccttcaccaccgctcccttacTCGTCCACCCCGATCCAGAGCTGCCCTTCATCGTAGAGGTGGACACCtctaccaccggagtgggagcggtgttgtcacagcagcaggggacgccaagtagactccacccatgcgccttcttctcccgcaagctcagcccggTGGAAGTCAACTACACCATCGGTGACAGGGAACTCCTTGCTGTGAAGCTTGctctggaagagtggaggcattggttggagggagccaAATATGCGTTCCTGGTTCTGACAGATCACAAAAACCTAGAGTATCTCTGTTCTGCCAAAAGGTTAAATCCAAGACAAGCTTgttgggccatgttcttctcccaGTTTAACTACACCATCTCCTACCGACCTGGCTCAAAGAATACAAAAGCGGACGCTCTCTCCCGTCTCTATGCTCCTGAAGAGAAAACAGAAGAACCTGAGCCAATCATCCCGAGCTCACTCATAGTAAGCCCCATCACTTGGTCAGAGgagaccattccctcctccaatgcctccacgaacCTTCCACCAGGCTGTCCACCTGGCTTGCTCTACATCACCCGGACACAACGCATTCCAACCATCCATTCAGCTCACACGTCACTAGGCACTGGTCACctgggggtcaatgaaaccctcttgtttctgaaagaacgcttctggtggccagggatggcagccgatgtcagaaggtacgtgcagagctgtcgggagtgcgccatctccaaaagtccccgtcatctgccagctgggaaactccttcctctgcccgttcccaaccgaccatggtcacacctaggggTGGATTTCATAACGGACCTTCCTGCTTCTGATGGGAATACCTGCATCCTAGTCATCATAGATCGTTTCTCCAAGTCTTGTCGTCTCATTCCACTAAGAGGATTACCCACTGCCATGGAAACAGCTGAAATGCTCTTCAACCACGTGTTCAGGTATTTCGGAATACCAGAGGACATTGTATCggacagaggaccccagttcaTCTCTAGGGTATGGAAGGCATTCCACtcactcctaggtgtggccgtcagCCTAACATCGGGGTACCATccgcagtcgaacgggcagacggaaaggaaggtccaggagatcggccgcttcctccgtaccttctgtcatgaccaccaggactcttggaaccagttcctgggttgagccgagtacgcccagaactccctccggcagtcgactacaggactcactccattccagtgcgtactcggctaccaacccccactgttcccctggaccgGGGAACCATCTAACATtccggcagtggattactggttccaagagagcgagagggtctgggactcagctcaccaccacCAGACGCAGGATGACAGTGGACCTGCGGCGCTCCAACGCCCCTGTCTCCCACCCCGGACAGAAGGTATGGCTGTCGACAcgggacatcagactgcgtctgccctgcaagaagctgagtcccagtTTCATTGGCCCATTTCCCATCGTCAAGCAGATCAACCCGGTCACTTACCAACTCCAACTGCCACAGGGGTAACATATTCACTCAACTTTCCACGTCTCACTCCTCAAACCTTATCATCCTTCTGCTCTCTCCACAGGACCTGGCGTGACTCccgccgaacccccccttccactcatcctggaagACGGAGCAGCATACAAGGTCCAtgagatcttggactcccggcgtcGTAGTGGTCAGCTGGAGTACTTGGTCGATTGGGAAGGATACGGCCCTCAGGAACGCTCCTGGGTTCCAAGAAACGACATCCTCGATCCTAGCTTACTTCAAACTTTCCACGACAGTCACCCTGATAGACCGGCACTgcggggaagaggacgaccaccacagcgtcagggtcctcggccctcaggagcgggccgtggagggggggggtactgtcacagacacgtcaggttccaacctccaccaatcacagcgcacgccatccccagagtactgatcaccgccacctgcacctcatcattgcactcatcagcagcaccaaaaagagcacacacacacagcactccatgtccggtctcgtttgcatatACTCACgttaatgcttacctcaaggactctcCGCTCCATACTTACCTATACCTATACCATACTTACTtagtctccagcgtgtctccttccctctgtgtgcctcgtctccTGTGTGTGAGTTCTCTACCcatctccagcgatctccaagctccagcgtgttcacatttgaaaaggaaaaggacagtaactatctccATGCTACTCATTCATTCATCTACCATTGCATCT is a genomic window containing:
- the LOC125257720 gene encoding uncharacterized protein LOC125257720 is translated as MDERKVESITNWPEPTTIKELQRFLGFANFYRQFIKDYSSITHQLTSLLRNKPKSLSWSPAATNAFNRLKEAFTTAPLLVHPDPELPFIVEVDTSTTGVGAVLSQQQGTPSRLHPCAFFSRKLSPVEVNYTIGDRELLAVKLALEEWRHWLEGAKYAFLVLTDHKNLEYLCSAKRLNPRQACWAMFFSQFNYTISYRPGSKNTKADALSRLYAPEEKTEEPEPIIPSSLIVSPITWSEETIPSSNASTNLPPGCPPGLLYITRTQRIPTIHSAHTSLGTGPGVTPAEPPLPLILEDGAAYKVHEILDSRRRSGQLEFTTPLILKPTDLKEVMEETTVHLSCSAEAPCPKQPPTISWSYIPESAHITTQLQEKPDKTQSVFSHMTFKASYMDHRRNISCTAKYPRNTSNDSTVETTVMLRVLYKRFGVVLLFYVQMFPPKETHITIDPFASVSFGTNVTLTCKSKASPSNNMVFFWHKCGNENQLVSGEQLTFTVNSSGGQYFCIAKNEHGIQMSEEIQLTVAEGAKGKSIQ